A stretch of DNA from Arctopsyche grandis isolate Sample6627 chromosome 6, ASM5162203v2, whole genome shotgun sequence:
TATCATAGTATTTTTCAACTTTTAACCAGTATTCGGTCAGCTGTTTTATAAACTAATGTCTCTTGAGTTTATAATCTTATTTGTTACACATATGTTATACTATATTCTTTACATTGTAGACATTTCACCCAGAAACGACAGAcgtgtatgacaaaaaaaacaTGCCCAGAGTTATATACTGCATTCACGCTCTGAGCTCACATCTGTTTAAATTGGGAAAAGCACCTTTGATTGAGGACTTGTACGGAAAGGCCAAATTCACCggtaaatatacgtacatatgttagcTCAACATATTCAATACCTCATTCGAGTATTTCTATTTGAATCGGTTTTCAGACGAGGAAATCAATGCAATGAGCAAAGAACTACAGCGGTACGGCATCAAAATGCCCGCATTTCAAAAGATCGGTGGCATTCTCTCTTCGAACATAGACGGAGATGTTGCGGCTCTGCACGCGGCTATCATCAACGTAAACAACGCTGTGGATTTGGACGACGACATCGAATCGTCACTGCTCAATCCGACCGCCCAACTCAAGTACATACTGCCGAATCTGCTGCCGACGTATCACGTGGTCTTGCAGCATGCGAGAAAGCTGAAGATTCAGAACACGTTGAGCCGATCGATGAACGATAGCTACACTCCGGACGTGTACGACGAGCTTTTGACTCAAGCGGAGATTCAAGGATACATTTTGAATGTCAACACTTCGTATGCCGTCGGCGAAATATTCAAAGTCGTCGATAACAACGACGACGGGAGACTCTTCGACGAGTTGAAGCCGTCTTGGCTGCAGCTGAAGAATTTGGACGGCGaaaattctcatttttatttagatttgcTGACGAATCTAGACGTGGATCACAAGAGCTTGTTGCAGTTCGCCGACTTTAATAAATTACTGCAGGCGATCGTCGACGAGGGGAATTCGAAAGCCGAAGCGTACGATTTCATCAAAGAGTCCGTGAAGAGCGTGAACACGGCTCTGGACGGTGATAATTGCAAGAATCTGTACAATGCTCTCGTCAATCTGAACGGTTATGTCAAGTTCAAGATTGAAGAGTTTTCAATGCCGCTCTTCCACGAAGAGCTCCGACTGGCCAAGATGGAGCTGGACGAGGATTTGGGTTTTGACGATATATCAAAGAGTTGCCGCGTGCTGTCGGCGACCGCTCACATTTCTAAGGTTTTGGATTTCGGTAATCAGCTCACGTTGTGGGATGCCTTGAACGACAGTGCTTTGCAGCTGAGCGGACTGCGCTTCGGAGCGTGTCAGGATTATCAACGATCGTTGAAGGCGGCTCGCACGGCGAAACGGCAAGCGGCTTTGCCCTGTACTCTGCTCACTCTGTTGGACGTTCAAGATTGTATCGACGACGTCAACACCCAGGACGATCTCGctcaagattgtaagataatAGTTTCTTATGTATTCTTAATGATataatcatcatctacagccattcaccatccaatgttggatgaaggcctccaACGCGCTTCCACTTGACTCGACTGTTTTGCGCATTTCTcttaatatttttctaatttcgttcacccatcttccttgcggtctttcttttactcttttgcattctctcgggtaccattcaagcacttctttcgtccatcctcctagctacgtgacccgcccattgccatttcaatctcttcactctatccactatgtccactaccctggTCATACtcctcacccacgtgttccgctttctgtctttcctcgttatgccgagcatacagcgttccatatttctttgagtgcattgaactcgatgtagcatcttgacgttcagtgtccaagtttcacattcatacgtcatcactggcaaaaaacgcattgatcgaagatctttttcttcaggcagaatggcttttttgattttaaaacaacattcattcgtccaaatgcactccatcctaatttcacatGTCTCTTTATCTCATCATCTTTACTACctgacatgtcaattatttcacctaaatataaataatgaattactacttctactggtttatcatgtAATgcgatgctatcaggcatgtattaactattgaacattagtttggtcttatctacgttaatttataaccctactttccctgtccagctgtgctAGTCTGTTCAGTAGGTCAGCTTGGTCGCGAGGTATTAAAACTATCGTCTGCTAACCGAAGGTgattcaagaagcgaccgttgatgcttactccggctgtgtcccattccaagtacctgaaaactccctcaagcactgcattgaataacttgggcgagatggtatcttgtcttactccttttcctatgctaaatttatcagtacctgaaaaaaataaaccccacatagggttccggcactccctgtgtttgtgtAGATCGTTAACTactgcatttatttattaactattAATTCAAAATGTCGTCTCATTTCAGTGATAAGTGACCTGCACAAAGTGAACGAATCGGTGAAACAAAACGACCCGGACAAGTTGATAGACGCATTGAATAGCGAAAAGTTCAGCCACTTGGGACCGATAAGCCATGGAGATGTCGACTTATACTTGCACTTGTTCAGGGCGTGCATGAAGAAGAGCAATAGCACGGAGCTCTGGCTGGATGACGTCGAGAGTGTGACGAGGCAGGCTTCGCACGAAATCAAAAACATCAAACAGACACGCTCGCTACTCGTCGACTTTGACGAAGCCCTCTCCAACAACAACATGTACAAGTTCGTAGACGTTCTGCAAAAACTCGGCCACACTCCGCCCGACAATGACAAAGATCGCCGTAGAATGTTCGAAGTTTTCTCGGCGAAAATGTCGGCACGCCGATCGCCGTGGCTTCGACACACCACTGCACCTGGAAAAGACGTATACATAAACGTGGAGTCTCGCTCGCACGTTTGGCTTGCCCCGAAAAACTTCACACCGGGCTCGGGACGCTTCTCCGTCGAAGATATCGACGCGCTAGTTAAGAAGATAGTATCTCGCGAGGATGCGACGAAGCAGCGAAAGGTCGTCGAGGCCGTGGTCAAGTTGCAGGCGTACGCCCGAGGGTATCTGATACGGGTCCGATATGCGAGGATGTTGCACTTCGTCAGGCACGTGTCACGCGTGGTGAGGATACAGGCGTGGTGGAGGAGTGTGCTCGCTCAACGGGAGTACGAGCAGTTGTTGAAGTTGTATCGGGCACAGAAGCAGGCTCGTCAGATGAAAAAGGTTCAATGTGAGGATCCATGGCAACGCTACAAACGGAGGGTGCGTACTATCTGATaagatttaagtattatattacgTATGCATTGGAAAAAGTGTTTGGCTCAAAATTCGAATGTATAGATTGCCTATTTATTTTAACTGAAAAATTCAGCGGCTCTGCATTTTTCATAGAAGCACttttgttgaaaaataatttatttttaaagttactGTTTTTAAAATCctcaatgtaattttttatttttatttatgacttttttttaatttgggtGGCTTGAGAATtgtgctttatatttttattctattttatttttacatatatatatatatacataccaggaaggcctaacaggtaaaccccaattgagaggctgaagaacacgaaattaacaattaattaattagcaaattaatccatagagacatgtatggatttatacttgtacataaatttttacatattgtacatatgtaaatcaaattcagggtatttgtaacatagcgggtaggatgagtttttgaaggaaccgtttcaacaatgaaatcagataaattggcaaactatgataggaaacgatcgacttggagtcacaaatatccaaatctgaccagcagcattaaagattagcccggaatcgaacccggtaacctctcagtgTTAAACATAAACTCAACCActgagccacactgctggctatgtaagccattatatgtataaagtatCAGGGATAAGAATCATGAAACTGAAAGTGTGTTTCCATATTAACtttgttgataaaataaagtataactTAGGCTCATTGATCAAGAATATGCGAGAAAGTATTATTTATCGATTTAATCGgttttgatataaattaaatttatgactATAAACAATAAGGAAATGATATATTCTTACTCAGTAGGTCTTAATTGATttgagaaaatttaaaaacaaattgttCATCTTTGCGGtgtttctattatatataatttttgttttattattatcactTTTCAGGAGAAGGACATAATCAAAATACAATCAATGTGGCGAGGAAAGCAAGCGAGGGTTGCCTTCAATTCTCTGTGTCACGTCAAAAATCCACCGTTCAAGGTTGTAAAATACTTTGTGCCGCTGCTTGACTTCTCTACGGCCGACTACGACAAGGAAATACAACTGCAGACGCTGCGATCGGAGGCAGTGCAGATCATACGAAAAAACCAAGAGCTGTCGAAGCAACTCGATGGCATGGATATAAAGATCGGCCTGCTCGTTCAGAACAGAATCACGCTGCAGGACGTCCTGGCGCATCGGACGAAGATCAACGACCTGGCCAAGGAGAGGGGCACGACCCTCAGACTGGACGCTCAGCCGCAGACGAAGCCGACCAAGACTTACCTGACGACGAGCGTACGCGGCTTGAAAACCCTCACGAAGGAGAGCCGGAAGCTCTTGGACGGATATCAGAAATTGTTCTACACACTGCAAACCAACCCGTCGTACTTGTCCAAGCTGTTGTTCTGTCTGCCGCAGAGCAGGACGAATCAATTTTTGCAGAATGTCATTTTGACCTTGTACAACTTTGGGGCGAACGCCCGCGACGAGTACCTGCTGCTGAAACTGTTCCGGTTCAGTCTGGAGGAGGAGATCAACAGCAAGATCATCAAACCGATGGACGTGATCACCGGCAATCCGATGGTGTTGAAGATGGCCGTGAATCACGCTCGACAGATGACCGGTCTGACGAGTCTGAGGAACATCGTCGGACCGCTCGTCGATAAGATGTTGAATGACAAGAACATCAGCATCGAGACCAGTCCCGTAGACATTTATAAAGCTTGGAGGAATCAGATGGAAACTCACACTGGACAAGCTTCGTAAGTATTCAATGACACACAcgattgtataaatatacatattcgttaagattgggagttgcttttctcgtgagtatgttgccacctctgggattccccaaggatcaaatcttggccctttattattcctattatttatcaacgatattcattCATCTATTcgccattctaaatttttattattatatgcggatTACTTAAAAGTTTACAagattgatttacctgacgctcattatttgcaagaggatttgaattctatttttgaatgggctaatgtCAATAAACTTCcgttcaatatcctaaagtgtcaggtcatttcttactctcgttcgcGTTCTCCTATTGAGTATCCGTGCAGATTTCACGATTCTCCTCTTctgagagaattatttatatcagaTCTAGGAATCgttttcgaaaatagttggagtttcaacatccaCATTGAGAACATCTGCGATAGGGCAACagaaatccttggattcgtaatctagggctcactgccattcgtcccTTATATTGTTCGTTAGTTGGCAGTGTGCTTGAGTCTGGCTCTATTACATGGTCACCCTATCAAGATCGTTACTCCctgatgttggaacgagtccaaaaaAAATTCCTCAGATTTTTATATCCGAAGAcaattggattttatccatatctgttccctagtgcctttgtcttgggatctttggggttCAACTCCTTGGCAAAGAGAGGAGTAAAATtattcacaatcccgctatcctggagaagCTTAATTTTTTGGCCCAGGAAAATCATAAGGTTTTGCGAAAGCATGATTAGGGCTaaaacaaacgtgctcatgaactcccccccccccctccccccttgaGTGCTGTTCTACTcctcaacttactggcacattccttggatctcttcaatgccagttatgttgagttggtcaaACACATCGCACGATATGAtaatctttattatttatttgtttttcactagacatatttcttacttgcttttgatttttgttactcttgttttatgtatacttatatttgtattaataccACATACCTATCAAGTCTctattgtattgattttttaaaaataaaatatttgcatcgaagtgtatatatgtacatatatgtattatatatccgtATGTGCTTGTGAAATCCCCTGTACTAtcattttttttgtagatcTTTACCGTATGCGGTGACGCAAGAGGAAGCGTTGTCGTATGAAGAAGTTCGACTTCGTCTAAATAAGGGTTTGGAGACGCTGACCACAATGGTGACCGTGTTCATAGAGCGCATAATAGGATGCTGTCACATGTTGCCGTTCTCTATCACGTACATGGCTCGCGTTCTGCACCACTCCCTGATCAAAAAGTTTCCGTTCTCTCCCGAGAAGGAAATTCTCAAAGTAAACTTTATTCTATTTCAAAATTAAGCGTGCAGTGTGATTAATATTAATTCATACACAACTTTCGATTTCAGGTCATTGGACATTTTGTGTATTACCAGTTTATCAACGCTGCTATTGTGGCTCCGGACGCTTTTGACATAGTCTCGCTGTCGCACGATCGAGCGTTGTCGAACGATCAGCGCAGAAATTTGGCTTCTGTTGCCAAAATATTGCACTTTTCCGCGTCCAAGAAGGGGGTGGGTTTTTGTCGAATTGTCGAATCTCCGTTTGCAGGAATATAACTTTAATATTAACACTCGGTTAAATTTCAGTTCGGCGAAGAGTCGGCTCATTTGCAATGCTTGAACCCGTTCATAATCGAATGCCACGAAAAGATGAAAGACCTGTTCCGCAGGTGCTGTCAAGGACCTTCGCTCGAAGAACACTTTTCAATGGATGAATACTCCGAGGCAACCCTGCTGAACAAACCGCACATTTATATAAGTATACAGGTGGGTCGGCGCACGATGAAAAATCATTAGTTAATTAACATGAAAGGCTCGGAGCCTGGTGACGAAGGTCTCCCATACAAAAGTAGTTAGAGAATCAGTTTTTATTACCGTTTACTAGTATACGCATTATCAACTGACGGCATGtttgtacgatttttttttaggaaATATGCGACACTCATACTCTCCTCGTGGAGTACGAAGAGATAATTGCTCCGGAGATGACCGACAAACTGCACGCGATATTGGACAACTTGGGTCCGCTGGAGCCGGGCGACGTTATACCGATAGCGATCATCGCTCCACTCAACACGGAAGTATGCCTAACCCTCACCGACGACAGCGAAGTCCCCGTCGACGATCTGACTGACGTGAATAAGTTGTTCATCAAAACCAAGGAGTTGTGCGTGTCCGTGTTGCCGTTTTTGAAcggtaatattaaatatattatacaccaTGACCATAAATGCATGCGCGATATTTGTATTTGATGTGTGAGGCTATCCATGGTAAAAGTTAAACTGCCGGTACCACGCGGGTTGACAGAAGAAGAAGTTGAGTACTGTAGGTAGGGAAAGTATGTATGTTGACCATGTCCCGgcctatagaaacacgtgtgttCGGAAGAGGATATTTATTGTTCAGTTGACACAAGTTTCATTGTATGTACGGCGAAGGAGATAGTTGCTCGGCCTCAGAGGAGTGAGCAGGCTGAactcctgaagctcactggcaccTGGGGATGATGCGCTGGTTTATATACTGATTGATTGTGCAACGCGTAGCTTGGCTGGTGAGATTGtgttctggaagattcctacGGGGTCGAGGTTATCCTTTCTGTAGCTGTGCCTCAAGTTTTGGTTGGTGCGTAGCTATGTGGTGAGATCATCGTCTCGGGGGTTTCCTTGTACTCGCGGTTACATAGCCGAAGCGAGTTGATGGTGTCTTTGCCCTAGTTTGAACGAAGGTATTTCGGCCGAGGTCGATTTTACATGTTCGTACAGCTCGAGTTTGATGGGGAAATAGTTGAAATCATCGACCTCGATTCGGGATagtacaagttgtgctataCACCACATTGGTCCAAAAATATGAATTCAAAATTTCGACTGATTTTTACTGTATTGATCCCATATCACGTTTCAATGGTGTCTAGTTTTAACaaatactttttttgtttttgttattaatagtgatatttatatttcaggCGATCATTTATTGGAAGCGTTGTGCATAGGGACTACTAAAGAGCAGCAGGAGCAGTACGGAGCGTATGTAAAGCAGCGACTGTACTCGGGGATGATCAAATCGCAAGACAACATGACGCTCAGGGAGCACATCGCCCGCTTGAGGAAGTATCTGGAGAGGTTGGAGGACGAGGGTTACGTGACCCGAGAGGACGGCTATCAGAACATCGTCACGGCAATAGCGCTCGATCTGTGCAACAAGGGAAAGTACAGACGGAGTCAGCTCCGAGCGCTTCAGATGATGAAGAAGACCAAGAAGGCTCTGGACGAGAAGGCAAAGTTCTATCAGGACCAGGTCGACTACTACAATCAGTACATCAACAAGTGTTTGGAGAATCTCAACGCTGGTAAACGGTCAGTATTCACATGACTTTATATGGTAATCGGTCTTGAtagatgtgtacatatatggtgtTGTTTTCGTTTACAGTTCGGTGCACGTGGTCGGTCGCAAGGGTGGTAAGAATCCCGGTAAGATAAAGtcgaaattgaatttgaaatacaCGGCGTCGAAGCTGCACGAGAAGGGCGTTCTGATCGAGATCGACGGCCTGACGACGGGACAGTTCAGGAGCGTCTTGTTCGAGATAGCGCCGACGGACCAGAACGGAGTGTTCACTGTCAAGGGTAAGTTCATGGGCGTGGAGGTGGACAAGATCGAGGTCGATATACAGTATCTGCTGCAGCTGCAGTACGACGGGTGCGGCATCATGAACCTGTTCGGAAAGGCCAAGGTCAACGTCAACTTGTTGCTCTTTTTGCTGAACAGCAAATTCTACGGCAAAAAGGCTTGATTGTGCTGTGTCGACCAACGTGCCAATTCCCAAACTAGTCAACAATCGTATCTTGACGAAATAATTTGTATTTGGTTTGACATGTCTcaatttgaatgtacatattattattttggaacaaaaatgaaaattcaacGTTAAATCATTTTTCCCATCAGTTGTACAGATATTTGATTTTtcagtacaaatatttatgttttataaattaattaattggatttatcggtattgatttttttgtacatatgtatatgtcttcGGCATACAAAGATAATCCATTCACTAAATAATTtgacagtaaaaaaataatttgttgtcatttaagtattatattgttaaatTAAGTTCTCATACTATGTTCCATTTAAGTTAAACTGCATATGTAGTACGGAGTGTAAAAACATTAATTGTGTTagggtacgatttaactgtacactgagaaaaatactttgtatcttaaaaaaaatgtttgtgcattaaaaatatgctttattttcggtgcattaaacaatctcgtattttgcatcgaataaaaaattttggcattataaagtgaccattaaaaatatgaaacgatcattcgaaaaaatagattttagcattagaatagatacaaaaagtggcaacgttgcagtcttccgctattggcaactgtcaactgtcaaaagtgtttacttttgtttttcactagtgaaatgtaatcttaacgaaataaaatcaaccctaacttaaccaaaccaaaccataaataaataaaaccaaacgttggttcgtattttggtattcgcaacgttgccgatacagttcatctatcattttaatgcacatttcatccactttttaagtagcaaatatttttttcaatgatcaatgcaatctgtatccataatttagaaatgcacacaaattttttgtaatgtacagaaactttttttttaagtacaaaattttttttaaatgcacatttactttataaaatggacgtttaaattgttctcATTATGTTACTTATAATGTAATTTGAAACCATTTAAATAAATGGAAATAACACAAATACATCAGTTAATGGATTTTCAATCtacttttttgtaatttatgaacccttaaaattttaaatagtctGCTAGAAACATTCTGTATAACGatagtatatttattaaaaaaaaacacaaactaATAAATCTTCCTTATTTTAAAACGACACATTTTACAATACATtaacttatttatataatataatatatctatgtatatatatatgtatatgtatttcgttatatttatgtataatattatttctttttaaatatattctgcAAATTCATAGCCGGCTTGGACTGTTGAAACATTTGTGTCATCCTTCTTCCCACCGATTCAGAATTGGCTAAAAGAGACGGCAACGTGTGTCCACCGATGCTTGTGCCGTGCTGTTGCTGTCCGGAATTGCTCGGGTGCTCCTTAATTTGCACTTCGCTCGACGTGATCTTGTATATCAGCGATTTGACGGTGCATTTGTACTCCCAGGATAAGACATCCAGGCTTTCGAGCCTCCTGTTTTACAAGAATCGTATTAAAAAATCACTCGCATACTTGCAATTGTGCTAGTCTTCGACCTTTACCTGAGCGCCGGCAGCAGAACCGTCTGAACGAACTGATCGCATATCTTTTTGTGCGTCGCCAGCTGCAACGCCGAGAGCAGCTCTTCGAGCAGGCCGTTAATAGACGACACGTTGCCGGAGTTGAACATCGGCGAATAGCACAGCGTGGCCAAGTTCTGTAACACTGAACGGAAAATATGTCAACGcttgacacatacatatatgaaatcgaGATGTGTCATTGAGTTACCTCTATTTTGACAGGTCGGATCGTCGTTTTTGACGACTTTGTGGAATGTTTTAGCGAGGCATATCGTGGTGAAGGAGCCGAGGCCGCCGTTGGTCTTCTCCTCTATCGCCAGACTCTCCAAGGTGTGCCAGCTCTTGTCTAGTATTGTCGGATACAAGTCCGATCGACACACTATTGATCCTAAAGATTTGATTGCGTTGCATTTGACGGCTCTGAAgttaaattcatattattttatatacggaaAGTTGACATATGATAGATTGACGGGAAAAATGTGCTTATGTACATGGCCGAGTCGCTGACTAGCGTGACGATGCCGGGGATGATGCTGGAGTTCATCACTTCCTCGGTGGGGCTGCCCCATTGCACTAAATAGTCGAATAGGGACGCGATGTATGCTCTGACTTGTTCGTTCGAATGTACTATACCTGAAATCGAGATGAATTAATAATACTAAGCTACATTTTATTTCTTGGGGTAGTATGGATTTGTTGATTCGCATTGGTTTATGGAGGATTtaaaagagtaaaaaaaaaactttgataatagAACAAGAATTAAGATTcgtatcaaaattattataatataatatatataaaaacggacgcgatgtatgtttgtatgtgggtatgtggtggacgcgtcgacaagtatggagattttataaaaaaaaaaattttagaatgccaggagtatacAGTAAcatgcagagaaatcgcatcactttcaattgttcgatgttttcgattttttttaattacatgaagctatacacaagtttttttggttttattatttgatttcaactactaacatgttttacgattaaaaaagattatttatatttttaaattaaggcgagatacgaattttaaaaaaacatgcaaaatagggcatttttcttatatgtatttcaaatgtctctagctaaaataatattacagtatatatttttctatgaattaaaatacataagcaATGAacatatgacaacaataaatagtaatataataattactagacaatcGTCTTGCTTCTATGATGGGATGGTACCTGCTGGCGGGgacaatacgactttttttagtatgtcgtccgaaatttcttcaaaccatacattttcaacagttttttaactcataatttgccccagggtgttgtttttattccctttgctttataataaataacatgCCCATAAATATTCGATAGGTTGTAAGTCGGAGAacgatgtatgtgtgtgtgggtatgtggcggacgcgtggacaagtatggagatttcaagaaaataaattttagaataccggGAGTATACGTTATACATAGGGATGTGGCACGatgaccgatcgtgtcgaggagaggtagggaagtggggacctgagcgtctgacatgtgctcctgatattgagcacctgagtTGGAACGGATGACGTCGGCATCAGCATAGGAACGCATACATGACAGACAAACGGAATAAATAAAGATGAAACCATCATACATTGCCAGATCGCCGTGAGTGCAATATTGAAAACAGTCGGCTGCTTATTCGAGTAAATCACCAACGGAACACCGATAATAATGGGGGAGATCGAGCACAATCCACAGCATATACACCACCTGTCgatcataataatatacatacttgcgtatataaaatttgtttcgtttcatatttcaaaacgaTTTGTTAAACCT
This window harbors:
- the LOC143913473 gene encoding ras GTPase-activating-like protein IQGAP1 gives rise to the protein MSPTVGLIGPLDIAAGDKRRTAEEMDEMRQKTMAYEYLCHLEEAKVWLEACLREILPATIDLEENLRNGVYLAKLGHFISPEKLSLNKIYDIDQKRYEIFGLQFRHTDNINQWLRVLKTTNLPQTFHPETTDVYDKKNMPRVIYCIHALSSHLFKLGKAPLIEDLYGKAKFTDEEINAMSKELQRYGIKMPAFQKIGGILSSNIDGDVAALHAAIINVNNAVDLDDDIESSLLNPTAQLKYILPNLLPTYHVVLQHARKLKIQNTLSRSMNDSYTPDVYDELLTQAEIQGYILNVNTSYAVGEIFKVVDNNDDGRLFDELKPSWLQLKNLDGENSHFYLDLLTNLDVDHKSLLQFADFNKLLQAIVDEGNSKAEAYDFIKESVKSVNTALDGDNCKNLYNALVNLNGYVKFKIEEFSMPLFHEELRLAKMELDEDLGFDDISKSCRVLSATAHISKVLDFGNQLTLWDALNDSALQLSGLRFGACQDYQRSLKAARTAKRQAALPCTLLTLLDVQDCIDDVNTQDDLAQDLISDLHKVNESVKQNDPDKLIDALNSEKFSHLGPISHGDVDLYLHLFRACMKKSNSTELWLDDVESVTRQASHEIKNIKQTRSLLVDFDEALSNNNMYKFVDVLQKLGHTPPDNDKDRRRMFEVFSAKMSARRSPWLRHTTAPGKDVYINVESRSHVWLAPKNFTPGSGRFSVEDIDALVKKIVSREDATKQRKVVEAVVKLQAYARGYLIRVRYARMLHFVRHVSRVVRIQAWWRSVLAQREYEQLLKLYRAQKQARQMKKVQCEDPWQRYKRREKDIIKIQSMWRGKQARVAFNSLCHVKNPPFKVVKYFVPLLDFSTADYDKEIQLQTLRSEAVQIIRKNQELSKQLDGMDIKIGLLVQNRITLQDVLAHRTKINDLAKERGTTLRLDAQPQTKPTKTYLTTSVRGLKTLTKESRKLLDGYQKLFYTLQTNPSYLSKLLFCLPQSRTNQFLQNVILTLYNFGANARDEYLLLKLFRFSLEEEINSKIIKPMDVITGNPMVLKMAVNHARQMTGLTSLRNIVGPLVDKMLNDKNISIETSPVDIYKAWRNQMETHTGQASSLPYAVTQEEALSYEEVRLRLNKGLETLTTMVTVFIERIIGCCHMLPFSITYMARVLHHSLIKKFPFSPEKEILKVIGHFVYYQFINAAIVAPDAFDIVSLSHDRALSNDQRRNLASVAKILHFSASKKGFGEESAHLQCLNPFIIECHEKMKDLFRRCCQGPSLEEHFSMDEYSEATLLNKPHIYISIQEICDTHTLLVEYEEIIAPEMTDKLHAILDNLGPLEPGDVIPIAIIAPLNTEVCLTLTDDSEVPVDDLTDVNKLFIKTKELCVSVLPFLNGDHLLEALCIGTTKEQQEQYGAYVKQRLYSGMIKSQDNMTLREHIARLRKYLERLEDEGYVTREDGYQNIVTAIALDLCNKGKYRRSQLRALQMMKKTKKALDEKAKFYQDQVDYYNQYINKCLENLNAGKRSVHVVGRKGGKNPGKIKSKLNLKYTASKLHEKGVLIEIDGLTTGQFRSVLFEIAPTDQNGVFTVKGKFMGVEVDKIEVDIQYLLQLQYDGCGIMNLFGKAKVNVNLLLFLLNSKFYGKKA